In Anaerostipes hadrus ATCC 29173 = JCM 17467, a single genomic region encodes these proteins:
- the yihA gene encoding ribosome biogenesis GTP-binding protein YihA/YsxC: MIIKSVNLETVCGITSKLPDNTLPEVAFAGKSNVGKSSLINALMNRKSYARISAQPGKTQTINYYNINEELYYVDLPGYGFAKVTQSVKEKWGHMIENYLQTSKQLKMVFLLIDIRHKPSKNDVMMYDWILHNGYRPVIIATKLDKLKRSQVPKHLKEIRTELQMDKETPIFPFSALSKQGRDEIWDFIESMVLQQEEAE; this comes from the coding sequence ATGATCATAAAAAGTGTAAATTTAGAAACCGTCTGTGGGATCACAAGTAAATTACCAGACAATACATTGCCAGAAGTGGCATTTGCTGGAAAATCAAATGTAGGAAAATCATCACTGATCAATGCACTGATGAACCGCAAATCTTACGCGAGAATTTCAGCACAGCCTGGAAAGACACAGACGATCAATTATTATAATATTAACGAAGAACTTTATTATGTAGACCTTCCAGGATATGGATTTGCGAAAGTAACACAATCCGTCAAGGAAAAATGGGGACACATGATCGAAAATTACTTGCAGACATCAAAACAGCTAAAAATGGTCTTTTTACTAATCGATATCAGACATAAGCCATCAAAGAACGATGTTATGATGTATGACTGGATTCTTCACAATGGATATCGTCCAGTGATCATTGCAACAAAGCTTGACAAGCTGAAGAGAAGCCAGGTGCCAAAACATTTAAAAGAGATCCGCACAGAGCTTCAGATGGATAAGGAAACACCAATTTTCCCATTCTCAGCATTATCAAAACAGGGAAGAGATGAGATCTGGGATTTCATTGAGTCAATGGTGCTTCAACAAGAAGAAGCCGAATAA
- a CDS encoding DUF4364 family protein: MEQEQLTLYKLMILYLIEKVDFPLSNSQISEFILDKGYTNYFTVQRAFHELEEENMLRVKQIRNMSHYALSDEGSEAIEMFEYQIPNSIKEDIAQFLKEKEYELRKEASVTADFYPSKGDEYTVNLKIREKENLLLEINLNVVSRDQAVYICDHWEKKHSDVYSMLIEKLLFDEPNK; encoded by the coding sequence ATGGAACAAGAACAATTAACACTTTATAAGCTTATGATTTTATATTTAATTGAGAAGGTAGATTTCCCTTTGAGCAATTCACAGATTTCTGAATTTATCCTTGATAAGGGATATACCAATTATTTTACTGTTCAGAGAGCTTTTCATGAGTTAGAGGAAGAAAATATGCTCAGAGTCAAGCAGATTCGTAATATGAGCCACTACGCGCTCAGTGACGAGGGATCTGAAGCAATTGAGATGTTTGAATACCAGATTCCAAACTCTATCAAAGAAGATATCGCTCAGTTTTTAAAAGAAAAAGAATATGAGCTTCGTAAGGAAGCCAGTGTGACTGCTGATTTTTATCCATCCAAAGGAGACGAATATACCGTAAATCTTAAGATCAGAGAAAAAGAAAACCTGCTCCTTGAGATCAACTTAAATGTTGTCTCAAGAGACCAGGCAGTTTACATATGTGACCATTGGGAGAAAAAACACTCCGATGTCTATTCTATGCTAATTGAAAAATTGTTATTTGACGAGCCGAATAAATAA